A region of Pseudarthrobacter sp. NIBRBAC000502770 DNA encodes the following proteins:
- a CDS encoding Ig-like domain-containing protein produces MASFKFVNDGLPAEPNFPTTMRRYSYNTSTKTYTSLGSTQINNQKTETLSIDKDSTGRVWATWQQGNRIFLNVTDTAGVNWGTPFQHPAALSNVSVDDNSAVIAFGGNKVGVMWSRQVGDATDGMYWSVHADGDANSSWTTPVAAVKGQRSGDDHMNLKWLDASSDRVFAAIKTSFTSASQPLIQLLALDTSTSAWSATTIATVAECPNRVIVLIDESTQMLRTFATYPKPSGTTNAGVCTSSGGAIYEKSTPLNKISFTTTKTARIVDADQYVHNVTSTKQNLNSSARGTANSGLLVLADVNATSRYWHFYDGSGGSGGTPPPADTTAPTVTATSPASGSTGVAAAANVTATFSEAMNASTVTSSTFTLQAGSSTPVPAVVAYDSANNVATLNPNADLAAGTVYTATVKGGSGGVKDSAGNALAADRTWTFTTAPASGGGGTAQTVTLTATADTYASSGAAGTNYGTSAMLGVDNSPVEVAYLKFDLTPYAGKTIQSATLQLVSAGSGSTGKQNVKLVADDGWTETGVTYNSRPALGTTIGTLGPTATNTSYSVPLTAAGLAGDLGSQLSLGLDTSSSDGLDLNSREAGSAVAPKLVLTFQ; encoded by the coding sequence GTGGCGAGCTTTAAGTTCGTCAATGACGGGCTGCCGGCCGAGCCAAACTTCCCCACGACGATGCGCCGCTACAGCTACAACACGAGCACAAAGACTTACACCAGCCTTGGGTCCACGCAGATCAATAACCAGAAGACCGAAACCCTGTCCATAGACAAGGATTCCACGGGCCGCGTGTGGGCCACGTGGCAGCAGGGAAACCGGATTTTCCTGAACGTCACAGACACTGCGGGCGTAAACTGGGGGACACCTTTTCAGCACCCCGCGGCGTTGAGTAACGTGTCCGTGGACGACAACTCGGCTGTAATCGCATTTGGTGGAAACAAGGTCGGCGTGATGTGGAGCCGGCAGGTCGGGGACGCAACGGACGGCATGTACTGGAGTGTTCATGCTGACGGGGACGCGAACTCGTCCTGGACCACCCCTGTAGCGGCGGTGAAGGGGCAGCGGAGCGGCGACGACCACATGAACCTGAAGTGGCTGGATGCCTCCTCTGACCGCGTTTTCGCTGCTATCAAGACATCCTTCACGTCAGCGTCCCAGCCTTTGATCCAGCTGCTGGCCCTTGATACTTCGACGTCCGCCTGGTCCGCGACGACGATCGCAACGGTGGCGGAATGTCCCAACCGCGTGATCGTCCTGATTGACGAAAGTACGCAGATGCTGCGGACCTTCGCCACGTACCCGAAACCCAGCGGAACGACGAACGCGGGTGTCTGTACAAGCTCGGGCGGCGCAATCTACGAGAAGTCCACGCCGCTGAACAAGATCAGCTTCACTACCACCAAGACGGCCCGCATCGTTGACGCCGACCAGTATGTCCACAACGTGACGTCCACCAAGCAGAACCTGAACAGTTCCGCACGTGGCACGGCCAACAGCGGTCTCCTGGTACTCGCCGACGTGAACGCCACAAGCCGGTACTGGCATTTCTACGACGGCAGTGGCGGGAGTGGTGGGACCCCACCTCCAGCTGATACGACCGCACCAACGGTGACGGCTACGTCTCCGGCCTCGGGTAGCACCGGTGTGGCGGCCGCGGCCAACGTGACGGCCACCTTTTCCGAAGCAATGAACGCCTCGACGGTGACGTCAAGTACCTTCACGCTGCAGGCGGGATCGTCGACGCCCGTACCGGCCGTTGTGGCCTACGACAGCGCGAATAACGTGGCAACGTTGAATCCGAATGCGGACCTGGCCGCGGGGACGGTCTACACGGCAACCGTCAAGGGCGGCAGCGGCGGGGTGAAGGACAGTGCCGGCAACGCCTTGGCAGCGGACAGGACGTGGACATTCACCACTGCTCCGGCTTCGGGGGGTGGCGGAACGGCGCAGACCGTGACCCTCACCGCAACAGCCGACACCTACGCGTCGAGCGGGGCTGCAGGAACAAACTATGGAACGTCCGCCATGCTGGGGGTTGATAACAGTCCGGTGGAAGTTGCATACCTGAAGTTCGACCTCACGCCCTACGCAGGCAAGACGATCCAAAGCGCCACGTTGCAGCTGGTCAGCGCCGGGAGCGGCTCGACTGGCAAGCAGAACGTCAAGCTGGTGGCTGACGACGGCTGGACCGAGACCGGGGTGACCTATAACAGCCGCCCCGCGCTGGGAACGACTATTGGAACCTTAGGGCCGACCGCGACCAACACCAGCTACAGCGTCCCGCTCACGGCTGCCGGATTGGCCGGGGACCTGGGAAGCCAGCTCTCGCTGGGGCTCGATACGAGCAGCAGTGATGGCCTGGACCTCAATTCCAGGGAGGCCGGCAGCGCCGTAGCACCCAAGCTCGTCCTCACCTTCCAGTAG
- a CDS encoding FMN reductase, which yields METRRITVLSAGLGVPSSSRLLADQLSVAATRQLEAAGYEVAVDVVELRDLAVDIANNFVTGYAAPRLADVIEGVKASDGIIAVTPVFSASYSGLFKSFIDVLDPKSLDGKAVLLGATGGTDRHQMVLDYAMRPLFSYLRTRMAATGVFAGPQDWGTAEEGGGSLADRIERAAGEFTRLLDGPQPGREEVPLESLPFEQLLAGISGGR from the coding sequence ATGGAAACCCGCCGCATCACCGTCCTCTCCGCAGGGCTTGGCGTACCTTCGTCGAGTCGGCTGCTGGCTGACCAGCTTTCGGTCGCCGCCACGCGACAGCTGGAAGCAGCCGGTTATGAGGTGGCCGTGGACGTCGTCGAGCTCCGCGACCTGGCCGTGGACATCGCCAACAACTTCGTTACCGGCTACGCCGCGCCCCGCCTGGCGGACGTCATCGAGGGTGTGAAGGCGTCCGACGGGATCATTGCGGTCACTCCCGTGTTCAGTGCCTCCTACAGCGGCCTTTTCAAGTCCTTTATCGACGTCCTTGATCCCAAGTCACTCGACGGAAAGGCCGTCCTGTTGGGCGCCACCGGCGGAACGGACCGGCACCAAATGGTCCTGGATTACGCAATGCGGCCACTGTTCAGCTACCTCCGGACGCGTATGGCAGCCACCGGAGTCTTCGCAGGACCGCAGGACTGGGGAACCGCAGAGGAGGGTGGGGGATCCCTCGCGGACCGCATCGAACGTGCAGCCGGCGAGTTCACGCGCCTGCTTGACGGTCCGCAGCCGGGCCGGGAGGAAGTCCCGCTGGAGTCCTTGCCGTTCGAGCAGCTGCTGGCGGGCATTTCCGGGGGCCGCTGA
- a CDS encoding PhzF family phenazine biosynthesis protein, which translates to MNPNPRHRPFHQVDVFAGQAYRGNPLAVVLDAQGLDAATMQHFANWTNLSETTFLLPPRDPRADYRVRIFTGAEEFPFAGHPTLGSAHSWLESGGVPKSGGHVVQECAAGLVRIKLDGGRLAFAAPPLTRFGPVEDPVRRQLAAALRVSAGDIVDACWLVNGPEWIGVLLESAEQVLALEPDQAAMGDLKIGVIGPYHPGAGTDFEVRTFLPGAGTVEDPVTGSFNAGAAQWLVGSGRAPEQYVASQGTVLGRDGRIHVSTEDGDVWVGGESTTCIRGTVLL; encoded by the coding sequence GTGAACCCGAACCCCCGCCATCGCCCATTTCACCAGGTGGATGTCTTCGCCGGCCAGGCCTACCGCGGCAACCCGCTCGCCGTCGTGCTTGATGCCCAGGGCCTGGACGCGGCAACCATGCAGCACTTCGCCAACTGGACCAACCTCTCGGAAACCACCTTCCTCTTGCCTCCCCGGGATCCGCGGGCGGACTACAGGGTCCGGATCTTCACCGGGGCCGAGGAGTTTCCCTTTGCAGGCCATCCGACGCTGGGCTCTGCGCATTCCTGGCTGGAGAGCGGAGGGGTGCCGAAGTCCGGCGGCCACGTGGTGCAGGAATGCGCCGCGGGGCTGGTCCGGATAAAGCTCGACGGCGGCAGGCTGGCTTTCGCAGCGCCGCCCCTGACACGTTTCGGCCCTGTGGAGGACCCGGTCCGCCGGCAACTGGCCGCCGCCCTGCGGGTGTCTGCCGGGGACATCGTTGACGCGTGCTGGCTGGTGAACGGCCCGGAATGGATTGGCGTCCTGCTGGAATCCGCAGAGCAGGTGCTGGCCCTGGAACCGGACCAGGCTGCCATGGGCGACCTGAAGATCGGCGTCATAGGGCCATACCATCCCGGAGCCGGAACCGACTTTGAAGTCCGCACGTTCCTGCCGGGTGCTGGAACGGTAGAGGATCCCGTCACCGGCAGCTTTAACGCCGGTGCCGCCCAGTGGCTGGTGGGAAGCGGCAGGGCGCCGGAGCAGTATGTGGCCTCGCAGGGGACCGTCCTGGGACGGGACGGGCGCATCCACGTGAGTACGGAGGACGGAGACGTCTGGGTCGGCGGCGAGTCCACTACCTGTATCCGGGGCACCGTCCTGCTCTGA
- the rplI gene encoding 50S ribosomal protein L9, giving the protein MAKLILTHEVTGLGAAGDVVEVKDGYARNYLLPRNFALTWSKGGEKQVESIKAARAAREHASLEDAQKQAAALSAKPVKLVVKAGESGRLFGTVKQGDVADAVEAAGLGKIDKRKVELPAHIKSVGTYQANVRLHADVAAVIELDVVAGK; this is encoded by the coding sequence ATGGCAAAGCTCATTCTGACCCACGAGGTCACCGGTCTCGGTGCTGCTGGCGATGTTGTCGAGGTCAAGGACGGTTACGCACGTAACTACCTGCTGCCCCGCAACTTCGCCCTGACCTGGTCGAAGGGTGGCGAGAAGCAGGTTGAGTCCATCAAGGCTGCCCGTGCCGCCCGCGAGCACGCTTCCCTGGAAGATGCTCAGAAGCAGGCCGCTGCACTGTCCGCCAAGCCGGTCAAGCTGGTCGTCAAGGCCGGCGAGTCCGGCCGCCTGTTCGGCACCGTCAAGCAGGGCGACGTTGCTGACGCTGTTGAGGCCGCAGGCCTTGGCAAGATCGACAAGCGCAAGGTTGAACTGCCCGCCCACATCAAGTCGGTTGGCACCTACCAGGCCAACGTCCGCCTCCACGCTGACGTTGCCGCTGTGATCGAACTGGACGTGGTGGCAGGAAAGTAA
- the rpsR gene encoding 30S ribosomal protein S18 produces the protein MAKAELRKPKPKSNPLKAADITVIDYKDVALLRKFISDRGKIRARRVTGVTVQEQRKIAQAIKNAREVALLPYSGAGRG, from the coding sequence ATGGCTAAGGCTGAACTCCGTAAGCCCAAACCAAAGTCCAACCCCTTGAAGGCCGCTGACATCACTGTCATCGACTACAAGGACGTAGCATTGCTGCGCAAGTTCATCTCCGACCGCGGCAAGATCCGCGCCCGTCGCGTTACTGGCGTCACGGTGCAGGAACAGCGCAAGATCGCCCAGGCAATCAAGAACGCCCGCGAAGTTGCTCTGCTGCCTTACTCCGGCGCTGGCCGCGGCTAA
- a CDS encoding single-stranded DNA-binding protein, with the protein MAGETTITVIGNLTNDPELRFTPSGSAVANFTIASTPRTFDRQSNEWKDGETLFLRAAVWREAAENVAESLTKGMRVIVTGRLKSRSYETKEGEKRTVIELEVDEIGPSLRYANAKVNRTQRSGGQGGGGFGGGNSGGGFGGGNSGGNQGGNSGGGWGGGNQQAAQDDPWATPGVSNAGGWGNGPDSEPPF; encoded by the coding sequence ATGGCAGGCGAGACCACCATTACGGTCATCGGTAATCTCACCAATGACCCGGAATTGCGGTTCACACCGTCAGGTTCGGCAGTAGCGAACTTCACCATCGCTTCCACCCCCCGCACCTTTGATCGCCAGTCCAACGAGTGGAAGGACGGGGAGACCCTGTTCCTCCGCGCCGCTGTTTGGCGTGAAGCAGCCGAGAACGTCGCCGAGTCCCTGACCAAGGGCATGCGCGTCATCGTTACCGGCCGCCTGAAGAGCCGCTCCTACGAAACAAAAGAAGGCGAAAAGCGCACCGTTATCGAGCTTGAGGTCGACGAAATCGGCCCCAGCCTGCGCTACGCCAATGCCAAGGTCAACCGTACCCAGCGCTCCGGCGGACAGGGTGGCGGCGGCTTTGGTGGCGGCAACAGCGGCGGTGGCTTCGGAGGCGGCAACTCTGGTGGAAACCAGGGCGGCAACTCCGGTGGAGGCTGGGGCGGCGGCAACCAGCAGGCTGCACAGGACGATCCCTGGGCTACGCCCGGTGTGTCCAATGCAGGCGGCTGGGGCAACGGCCCCGATTCCGAACCTCCCTTCTAA
- the rpsF gene encoding 30S ribosomal protein S6 produces MRPYELMVIIDPEVEERTVEPSLQKFLNVITNDGGTIEKVDIWGRRRLAYDIKKKSEGIYAVVNFTAKPETAKELDRQLSLNETIMRTKITRPEEQKVVAE; encoded by the coding sequence ATGCGTCCTTACGAATTGATGGTAATCATCGACCCCGAGGTCGAAGAGCGTACCGTTGAGCCGTCGCTTCAGAAGTTCCTGAACGTCATCACCAACGATGGTGGAACCATCGAGAAGGTTGACATCTGGGGCCGTCGTCGCCTGGCTTACGACATCAAGAAGAAGTCCGAAGGTATCTACGCCGTGGTGAACTTCACCGCAAAGCCGGAGACCGCCAAGGAACTTGACCGCCAGCTGTCTCTTAACGAGACCATCATGCGCACCAAGATCACCCGCCCCGAAGAGCAGAAGGTTGTTGCTGAGTAA
- a CDS encoding family 16 glycosylhydrolase, with product MHRQLIASCVAAMFLSGCSSPPAQPAANGADQGSDPVAVTPVADSAAAMLHWGAPIAGDEFNYTGEPDALKWSVYDSSGHAGNGVRSPGQVTVDGSQMVITGTPDGISAGMSAKFGRQKYGRWEVRAAGSGDDAYHMVAILWPDSGNWPCDGEVDYMETTGNWGLINFFHHYGCSNSKTSGSKALDLTQFHNYAVDWTPDAIVGYVDGVKWFEDRDPAHQPPGSMHQTLQLDWFPDNVTADGPGELRVDWVRVYPAEGSPRL from the coding sequence ATGCATCGACAGTTGATCGCCAGCTGCGTGGCGGCAATGTTCTTGTCCGGCTGTTCCTCCCCTCCTGCGCAGCCGGCAGCCAACGGGGCGGACCAGGGCTCCGATCCGGTAGCGGTTACACCGGTGGCGGACTCGGCCGCCGCGATGCTGCACTGGGGTGCACCGATTGCCGGTGACGAATTTAACTACACCGGCGAACCAGACGCTTTGAAATGGTCGGTCTACGACAGTTCCGGCCATGCGGGCAATGGCGTCCGCAGCCCCGGGCAGGTGACCGTTGATGGTTCCCAAATGGTGATCACCGGAACACCTGATGGCATTTCCGCCGGCATGAGTGCCAAGTTTGGCCGGCAGAAGTACGGCCGCTGGGAAGTCCGGGCTGCCGGTTCAGGTGACGATGCCTACCACATGGTGGCGATCCTGTGGCCGGACAGTGGGAACTGGCCGTGTGACGGCGAAGTCGACTACATGGAGACCACGGGCAACTGGGGATTGATCAATTTCTTCCACCACTATGGGTGCTCGAACTCGAAGACGTCCGGATCAAAGGCCCTGGACCTGACCCAGTTCCACAACTATGCCGTCGACTGGACTCCCGACGCCATCGTGGGCTACGTCGACGGCGTGAAGTGGTTTGAAGACCGCGATCCCGCGCACCAGCCCCCAGGTTCGATGCACCAGACACTTCAACTGGACTGGTTCCCTGACAACGTCACCGCCGATGGCCCTGGTGAGCTGCGGGTCGACTGGGTCCGCGTCTACCCGGCGGAAGGCAGTCCCCGCCTCTAG
- a CDS encoding glycosyltransferase — protein MAHSTADVTAVVPARNAEHLLPGCLEALRQSGVAEIIVVDGLSTDRTVEIAREAGARVLSDEGRGLPWARTLGVRSSTTRWVLLVDADVVFGATGVADLLIEFVEDGYDALQAGLESVAGPGYWGQALAHHHRTGRSRNWFGLVATLVDRDLMLNLGFDDSFKSGEDIELRWRMRQSGMKTGVSQRVFVEHRFAADDFDFALDQFLMDGTGLGRMVRKHGWRGARLALLPAAAAARGSVMSLAAGQPQWVRYYIAFCWYNYAGMARGLGRDG, from the coding sequence GTGGCCCACAGCACAGCAGACGTGACGGCGGTTGTTCCGGCCCGCAATGCGGAGCATCTACTCCCAGGCTGCCTGGAAGCCCTGCGCCAGTCCGGTGTAGCCGAGATTATCGTGGTGGACGGCCTGTCCACCGACCGGACTGTCGAGATCGCCCGTGAAGCGGGTGCCCGGGTGCTGAGTGACGAAGGCCGGGGCCTTCCCTGGGCCCGTACCCTCGGGGTCCGCAGCAGCACCACGCGTTGGGTCCTGCTCGTGGACGCGGACGTCGTGTTCGGAGCGACCGGTGTGGCGGACCTGCTCATTGAATTCGTGGAGGACGGGTATGACGCCCTCCAGGCGGGCCTGGAAAGCGTTGCCGGCCCGGGCTACTGGGGGCAGGCACTGGCGCATCACCACCGCACAGGCCGCAGCCGCAACTGGTTCGGGCTTGTGGCGACGCTGGTGGACCGGGACCTGATGTTGAACCTGGGGTTCGACGATTCGTTCAAGTCGGGCGAGGACATCGAACTGCGGTGGCGCATGAGGCAGTCGGGGATGAAGACTGGCGTGTCGCAGCGGGTCTTCGTTGAACACAGGTTTGCCGCGGACGACTTCGACTTCGCGCTGGACCAGTTCCTCATGGACGGCACGGGCCTGGGACGCATGGTCCGCAAGCACGGCTGGCGTGGGGCCCGGCTGGCTCTGCTGCCCGCAGCGGCGGCAGCCCGCGGGAGCGTAATGAGCCTCGCCGCCGGCCAGCCACAATGGGTGCGCTACTACATCGCCTTCTGCTGGTACAACTATGCGGGAATGGCTAGGGGTTTAGGTCGTGACGGCTGA
- a CDS encoding lipopolysaccharide biosynthesis protein: MTAEREIAPTEAASALRRHSPLRSSIGLVIAKGAQTGTGFAFWILAAHATFDREVGLTTAAVSAVMICTQLAVLGTGSAVIVSVGRGEPPARVLDAAFGIVGIAGTVLALGYLVLETFVAPDSDSLSVLFWLTFIVAAVTGTMCTVLDQALVALGRGGSATMRYTVGGVASLAATALVAWQAHGASADVLLACWTLGSAVSCMIGAFQLRKLVGYKPRPTLHPARHRPLLMLGIPNQLLTLTERAPGLVLPLLLAHLVSPEVAAYWYPAWMMAWAAYTAPMLIGIVQFSEGVRDPDRLATTTWASFRWSLVIGSLAAVVLIVFAHPLLHLLGDRYANASTVALRLLAAGLVAYAVLQAYNSVCRVLGLYTEAIVVGVVLGTALCVSALWAAESGSSAMALAWMVVLYVGAVAVGLRLLAILRRAKKEAS; encoded by the coding sequence GTGACGGCTGAGCGGGAGATTGCCCCAACGGAGGCCGCATCGGCCCTCCGGCGGCACTCTCCCCTGCGCAGCTCCATCGGCCTGGTCATCGCCAAGGGGGCGCAGACCGGTACCGGCTTCGCGTTCTGGATCCTGGCAGCGCATGCCACCTTTGACCGGGAGGTCGGGCTCACCACGGCCGCCGTCTCGGCGGTGATGATCTGCACCCAGCTGGCTGTGCTGGGCACCGGATCCGCCGTGATCGTGTCGGTGGGCCGGGGCGAGCCGCCCGCCCGGGTGCTGGACGCGGCCTTTGGCATCGTGGGAATAGCAGGCACCGTCCTGGCGCTCGGCTACCTCGTGCTGGAGACTTTCGTGGCGCCCGACTCGGACTCACTCTCGGTTCTCTTCTGGCTCACCTTCATCGTGGCCGCCGTCACCGGGACCATGTGCACGGTACTGGACCAGGCGCTCGTGGCGCTGGGGCGCGGCGGCAGCGCGACGATGAGGTACACGGTGGGCGGCGTGGCTTCCCTCGCGGCCACAGCCCTTGTCGCCTGGCAGGCCCACGGCGCCTCCGCCGACGTCCTGCTGGCCTGCTGGACCTTGGGCTCGGCCGTGTCATGCATGATCGGTGCCTTCCAGCTGCGGAAACTGGTCGGATACAAGCCACGCCCCACCCTGCACCCCGCACGCCACCGGCCGCTGCTGATGCTGGGGATCCCGAACCAGCTCCTTACCCTCACCGAACGCGCCCCAGGACTCGTACTGCCGCTCCTGCTCGCGCACCTGGTATCGCCCGAGGTCGCGGCCTACTGGTATCCGGCATGGATGATGGCATGGGCCGCTTACACCGCTCCAATGCTGATAGGCATCGTCCAATTCTCCGAGGGAGTGCGTGACCCGGACCGCCTGGCGACCACCACCTGGGCCAGTTTCCGATGGTCGCTGGTCATTGGAAGCCTGGCCGCCGTCGTACTGATTGTCTTCGCCCACCCCCTTCTCCACCTCCTCGGGGACAGGTACGCAAACGCGTCCACCGTCGCCCTGCGGCTGCTGGCTGCCGGACTCGTGGCCTACGCAGTGTTGCAGGCCTACAACTCCGTCTGCCGCGTCCTGGGACTCTACACAGAAGCCATCGTGGTCGGCGTAGTGCTCGGAACCGCGCTCTGCGTCTCGGCTCTGTGGGCCGCTGAGAGCGGCTCAAGCGCCATGGCCCTTGCGTGGATGGTGGTGCTTTACGTCGGGGCCGTCGCGGTGGGCCTCCGACTGCTCGCAATTCTCCGCCGCGCCAAAAAGGAGGCGTCATGA
- a CDS encoding glycosyltransferase gives MTSTLKQPSRIRSHPWHARDIWCAVAGAVSLALAVGSAATVAVPVHSDLGLVAVLPYPFWVGVLIVNVAFVVALRGDATGPARRPVMLWLIAVLVLMLFGAAAFVTDVPRGEVAFRHLGIADALSTSGGVDPNIDAYFNWPGFFALLATVLRATGIDPVTVALWAPVFNMGLWLTAVGVLTRYLTKDPRRRWLVLWIFCLGNWQDQDYLSPQAFGFFLYLVVIVLLIGPLAAKAPAFRGFGRANLKSWWLARTPADDRPGHRVAALVVTLLLIAVICASHQLTPFLVLIAVTALTLSGRVWPGRLPLIAGILLVLWLVYPASTYLSGHPPLADAGLQTAIEANVVDRTTGSAGHLLVVQIRIALTLILWALAAIGSVRDWRRGRLDIRVVLLAVTPLLLFPVQAYGGEMLIRVSLFALPFIAMQASSVLLPTTGSVRFSTRNTVVLVPACVLLAVMTVTGRFGNAQYDVFADDEIAAVQAVDNLAPPGSAIIAAAHPTPWRSQDYLDHRYRTIEDLCPSDLSAATCGPLVYRYARHNPGGGYLLLMTSAESSLVLQGQTTPQSFEELENWLKSQDGVDIAFSNSDARVYRVAP, from the coding sequence ATGACCAGCACGCTGAAGCAACCGAGCCGGATCCGATCACACCCGTGGCATGCCCGTGACATCTGGTGCGCCGTAGCAGGCGCCGTCTCACTGGCTCTGGCAGTGGGCAGTGCCGCCACGGTGGCAGTTCCCGTCCACAGCGACCTTGGGCTTGTGGCTGTGTTGCCCTATCCCTTCTGGGTGGGCGTTCTGATTGTCAACGTCGCCTTCGTCGTGGCGTTGCGGGGAGATGCCACCGGGCCCGCGCGCCGGCCGGTCATGCTGTGGCTCATCGCAGTCCTCGTGCTGATGCTCTTCGGCGCTGCCGCGTTCGTCACGGATGTCCCGCGCGGCGAAGTTGCTTTCCGCCACCTTGGCATCGCCGACGCTCTTTCAACCTCCGGCGGCGTCGACCCGAACATCGATGCTTACTTCAATTGGCCCGGCTTCTTTGCGCTCCTGGCGACCGTGCTCCGGGCAACCGGTATTGATCCGGTAACCGTTGCCCTGTGGGCACCGGTGTTCAACATGGGCTTGTGGCTCACCGCCGTTGGCGTGCTGACCCGCTACCTGACGAAGGATCCGCGCCGGCGTTGGCTGGTGCTCTGGATTTTTTGCCTCGGCAACTGGCAGGACCAGGACTATCTGTCTCCCCAAGCCTTCGGTTTCTTCCTGTACCTGGTGGTAATCGTGCTGCTCATCGGCCCCCTTGCCGCCAAGGCTCCCGCTTTCCGTGGTTTCGGGCGTGCCAATCTCAAGTCATGGTGGCTGGCGCGGACGCCAGCAGACGATCGCCCCGGGCACCGGGTCGCAGCCCTCGTGGTCACCCTCCTGCTGATCGCCGTCATCTGCGCAAGCCATCAACTGACGCCGTTCCTGGTATTGATCGCCGTCACGGCCCTCACCCTCAGCGGGCGGGTGTGGCCCGGCAGGCTGCCGCTCATTGCCGGCATCCTCCTTGTGCTGTGGCTCGTCTATCCTGCAAGCACCTACCTTTCCGGCCACCCACCCCTGGCGGACGCCGGACTGCAGACCGCCATCGAAGCGAACGTCGTCGACCGCACGACGGGTTCGGCGGGACACCTGCTGGTGGTCCAGATCCGGATAGCGCTCACACTCATCCTTTGGGCCCTCGCGGCGATCGGATCGGTCCGGGACTGGCGCCGGGGACGCCTTGATATCCGGGTGGTCCTCCTGGCCGTCACTCCCCTGTTGCTCTTCCCCGTGCAGGCCTACGGCGGAGAAATGCTCATCCGCGTCTCGCTGTTTGCGCTGCCGTTCATTGCCATGCAGGCAAGCTCGGTCCTGCTCCCCACCACGGGCAGTGTTCGTTTTTCGACCCGCAACACGGTGGTACTGGTGCCGGCCTGTGTCCTGCTCGCTGTTATGACAGTGACCGGGAGGTTCGGCAACGCACAGTACGACGTGTTCGCGGACGATGAGATCGCCGCTGTCCAGGCCGTGGACAATCTCGCCCCGCCCGGTTCCGCGATCATCGCGGCAGCCCATCCAACACCTTGGCGCAGCCAGGACTACCTGGACCACCGGTACCGGACCATAGAGGACCTTTGTCCCTCCGACTTGTCGGCGGCGACGTGCGGCCCGCTGGTTTACCGGTACGCAAGGCACAACCCCGGCGGCGGCTACCTGCTTCTCATGACCTCCGCGGAATCAAGCCTTGTCCTGCAGGGCCAAACCACCCCACAGAGCTTCGAGGAGTTGGAGAATTGGCTGAAGTCACAAGACGGCGTAGACATCGCGTTCAGCAACAGCGACGCCCGAGTGTACCGGGTGGCGCCATGA
- a CDS encoding glycosyltransferase family 2 protein, translated as MKPLSVTVVICAYTSERWGMLLDVIESVRNQTLTPDQVLVVIDHNQDLHERLIEIVDDVTIVESTGLPGLSGARNTGVGLAESDIVAFLDDDAEAAPDWLERLVALYDDPDVLAVGGKVVPLWETGRPGYFGEELDWIVGCSHRGLPRVASEVRNVIGANMSFRLEVLRQVGGFNQALGRKGTLPLGCEETEICIRSTMGSPGARIVYEPAALVRHHVPAERGSVRYMLSRSWSEGISKAQVSHIVGQKRALRPERRYVRSTLPRAVFSGIRDWSRGANPQGLGRAGSVLAVLAFTSAGYLRGRRIAHGSTTQLAELELQGAPWRQVQ; from the coding sequence ATGAAGCCCCTGTCCGTGACAGTGGTGATCTGCGCCTACACCTCCGAACGGTGGGGCATGCTGCTGGACGTCATTGAATCCGTGCGCAACCAGACCCTCACCCCTGACCAGGTCCTGGTTGTCATCGATCACAACCAGGACCTGCATGAAAGGCTCATCGAGATCGTCGACGACGTCACCATTGTGGAAAGCACCGGCCTGCCAGGCCTGTCAGGGGCCCGCAACACGGGCGTCGGGCTCGCTGAGTCCGACATCGTTGCGTTCCTTGACGACGACGCCGAGGCGGCACCGGACTGGCTTGAACGCCTGGTGGCGCTGTATGACGATCCCGACGTCCTGGCCGTGGGCGGGAAGGTTGTTCCACTGTGGGAAACCGGCAGGCCCGGTTACTTCGGGGAGGAACTGGACTGGATCGTGGGATGCAGCCACCGAGGGTTGCCCCGTGTGGCCTCCGAAGTCCGGAATGTCATCGGCGCAAATATGTCGTTCAGGCTTGAGGTGCTGCGCCAAGTGGGTGGATTCAATCAAGCACTTGGCCGGAAGGGCACGTTGCCCCTCGGCTGCGAGGAGACCGAGATTTGCATCCGGTCAACAATGGGATCCCCCGGCGCCCGCATCGTTTACGAACCCGCGGCCCTCGTCAGGCACCATGTGCCGGCCGAGAGGGGCAGCGTGCGCTACATGCTCTCACGGTCCTGGTCGGAAGGAATTTCCAAAGCACAGGTCAGCCACATCGTCGGGCAGAAGCGGGCCCTGCGGCCCGAACGGCGGTACGTCCGCAGCACCTTGCCGCGTGCGGTGTTCTCCGGAATCCGCGACTGGAGCCGGGGAGCCAACCCCCAGGGACTGGGCAGGGCAGGATCTGTCCTCGCCGTACTGGCCTTCACTTCCGCCGGCTACCTCCGTGGACGCCGGATTGCCCACGGGTCAACCACGCAACTGGCTGAGCTCGAGCTCCAGGGCGCACCATGGCGGCAGGTCCAGTGA